In Desulfobacterales bacterium, the genomic stretch CACCGCCGGCACCGTGCCCAGCACGATGAAGCCGGCCAGTTGCCGATAAAACCGCCGGGCCTCCTGCGCACCGTTATTGCCGGGGAGCAGAAACCTGGCCATCTGGAGAAAATCCTGAAAAAAATATACCACCAGCCCGACCAGGGTGCCCATGTGCAGGGCCACGTCATAGGCCAGTCCGACATGGGGCTCGTTGATCAGCAGTTCGGCCAGTACCAGATGGGCGGAACTGGACACCGGCAGAAACTCGGTGGTACCCTGTAACAGCCCTAACAGAATGGAGTTATGGAAATTCATCCTCTCTTTTATAAAACCTTACCGGACAAGGAGTTGAGTGCTGACAAGCTTCTTCATAACAAGACCGGCTCTGCTCCAAATAAAATTCAGGGGGAAACCAGCGTTTCCCCCCTACAGTTGTTTTGGTTACCCCGTTGCCCGGTGATCCCGTCCCAGTATAACAGTCGGACACAATACCCGTCCCGGCCCATTAAATCAAGCATGTTGCCCTGGCTGGCCCCTGTTATTCCCCTGTTGCCCTTGCCGGAAAACTATGGCATTTTGCAGCAGGTGACAAAGCAGGAAAAGAGCCCGGGCCTCAATGGAATAAAAGGCGGAAATGTGAAAAAAACAGGCAACAGCTGGCAGGTCTTTGCCGTGGTGGCAACTGGTGTGTTCATGTCCACCCTGGACAGCAGCATGATCAATGTCGCCCTGCCGGCGATCATGAACGAGTTCCACAGCTCCCTGGTGCTCACCCAGTGGGTGGTGATGATCTACCTGCTCACCATCACCAGCAGTCTCCTCTTCTGGGGCCATGTTGCCGACCGGGTGGGCCGGGGCCGGATCTACCCGGCCGGGATGCTGCTCTTCGGCACGGCCTCGCTGGTCTGTTCCCTGGCCCCCCATATCGGCTGGCTGGTCTGCTCCCGCTTCTTCCAGGCCATCGGCGCGGCAATGATGATGGCCACCGGGCCGGCCCTGGTCAAGGATTCCACCCCGGTCGACCGGCTGGGCCGCAGCCTGGGCCTGATCGGAATCGCGGTGTCCGGCGGCCTGATGGCCGGCCCCTTCCTGGGCGGGCTGCTGATCGAATATATCTCCTGGCGGGGGATATTTTTTGTTACCGCGCCCATCGGCCTGCTCTGTTCCGGGCTGGCCCTGTTCGTCCTGCCCCGAGAAGGAACAGCGCGGCCGGACCGGGGTCTTGACCTGGTCGGCAGTGCAGCCTGGGTCCTGTTCCTGGCGCCGCTGGTCCTGGCCACCACGATTGACTCCGCCCTTGCCATTATTCCCCTGGTCGGATTCAGCATCATCGCCCTTTTCCTCTTTATCAGACATGAAAACGGTGCGGTTGACCCGATCCTGCCCCTGGGATTGTTAAAAAAGAGATTCTTCAGCGCGGCCCTGCTCAGCGCCCTGCTCTCCTTTACCGTCCTCTTTTCAGTGATCATCCTGATCCCCTTTTATCTTGACCGGGTCCAGGGGCTGCCGGCCTTGCGGATCGGACTGGTGATGATGGCCATCCCGGTATCGGTACTGGTGGTCGCCCCGCTGGCCGGCTGGCTCTCCGACTATGTATCGGCGCGGTTCCTGACCACCCTGGGACTTACCACCAGCACCGCCGGGCTGCTGCTGTTGACCGGACTCTCGGCCCAGACCCATCCCTTGAGCGTGGCCCTGCACCTCTCCCTGCTCGGCTGCGGCCAGGCCCTTTTCCTTTCCCCTAACAGCGCCTCGGTGCTGGCCAATGTGGACAGCAGCAAGACCGGGGTGTCGGCCGGGCTGCTGGCCACGGCCCGGAACCTGGGCATGCTTCTCGGCGTGGCCCAGGCCGGGCTGATATTTTCACTTTATTTCGGGCTGAATACCGGCGGGCTGGATCTGAAGGACTTTGGCCCGCAACACGTCCAATCCTTCATGACCGCGCTTAAGGCCTCGTTTCTGACCACAACCGCCATCGGAGTGGCCAGCATGCTGGCCTCCTGGCTGCGCGGGCCGCTCAAGGCAAGAAGAAGGTATTGATTCGCCCGGCACGGGACAGCGGCCGGCTGGAAGAGAGGTGAATTTTTACGTGAATAGTGAATAGTGAATAGTGAATAGTGAAAAATTATAACATCCTGCCATCATTAACAAATATTTTTTTCACCATCTATTGTCCTCTGTTTTTTTTCTGTCTTCTGTCCTCTGTCCTCTGTCCTCTGTCTTCTGTCCTCTGTCCTCTGTCTTCTGTCCTCTGTCCTCTGTCTTCTGTCCTCTGTCCTCTGTCTTCTGTCCTCTGTCCTCTGTCCCCTGTCCCCTGTCCTCTGTCCCCTGAACCGGCAGCCGGATCAGGGCCTCGGTGCCGGCGCCTTCCCGGCTGTGCAGGGCAAAGGTGCCGCCATGGGCCTGGACGGCCCGTTCCACCATGGTAAGCCCGAGTCCGGTGCCATAGGTCTTGGTGGTGAAAAAGGGATCAGTGGCCTTTTCCAGATAACCGGCCGGGAATCCAATGCCGCTGTCGCTAATGGTGAGTTGGACCCAGCCATCCTCCTGTCGGGCGGAGATGGTCAACTGGCCGCCATTGGGCATGGCCTCGATGCTGTTCTTTACCAGCTGCAGAATACTCTGCCGGATCCGGGCCCCGTCCAGCTCCAGGACCAGCCCCGGCTCGGGCAGGTCGAACACCGAGGTAATATGCTGCTTTTCCATGGCAGGCTGAAGAAGCAGCACGGTCTTGAGCACCAGTTCATTGAATGAAACCGGCGCCTTTTGCAGATCGGTCTGCTGGACAAAGTTGAACAACTCGTCCAAGGTGGACTCGACCCGGTCGCTCTCCCGGACCAGCAGATCAAGGTACCTCTGCCATTTCTCCTCGGTAACCCGTTTGGCCAGCAACCGGGCCACCCCGCCGATGGAGGTGATCGGGTTGCGGATGGCGTGGACCAACTGGGCCGCCATCTGGCCCAGGGCCGAATACCGCTCCGCCGCCACCAGCAGGTCCTTGTTCTTTTCCAGTTCCTCGGTCAGTTCCTTGAGTTCAACGATCTTCTTCTCCATGTTCTCGTAGAGACGGCTGTGCTCAATGGCGAGACTGGCCTGACTGGCAAAGAGTTCCAGGGCCGAGACCATCTCCACGGTGATCGGCTTCCGGGTGACGAAATGATCGGCAATGATCACCCCCAGTGACTTGCTGGGCGAAAAAAGCGGCACCACCACGAAACTGTCCTCACCGAGCAGTTCGATCAGTTCCCGGGGCACCGGCACATCGGCGGATCCGTTGCTCACCAGGATGCTGCGCCGCTCCAGGGCCGCCTGGATCAGGAGATGATCTTCAGCGGTCCGGGGCAGCTTCAACCGGCGGATCAAATGGTTGACTCCGACATCGCCGGCAAGACAGGTCTCCTTAAGGTTGCGGACAATGTCCATGAACCCCAGTTGCTGTTCCCGCATCTCGTTCCAGACCTTGGACGCCTCTTCCCGGCATTCGGCGCCAATGGCCAGCCGCCCTTCAAGCAATGTGCCCTGGTCGTTGAACAGGGCGAGAAAGGCGCGGTTGAAGCGGAGTCCCTCCTCAGCGGTAATCCCCACCAGGATCGCCTGGAGTATCTCATCAAGCTCGACGGTGCTCAGGTAGGCGGTGTTCATCTTCAGGGAGAGCTGATGAAAGATCTGCATCCGGAAACGGGCCTGCTCCAGATCGGCCTGATACTGGTAATTCTCAAAGATCAGCCGCCGCCGTTCCAGGACCTTGCGGACCACGAACAGGATTTCCTCCAACCGGACCGGCTTGGCCAGGTAGTCCTCGGCGCCGTTACGGATACACTCCATGGCCACATGGAGATCAGAAACCCCGGTAAGCATCACCACCGCCAGGTCGGGATAGGTCTCAACCAGTTGCGGCAGGAGTTCCAGGCCGTCGGCATCGGGCAGCCCGATGTCGAGCAGCACCAGGGCAATGGAGTGGCTGGCGATGAGTTGATGGAGTTCATCGGCCGTGCCGGCCTCAAGCACGGTCAGCCCCTGGTCCTGGAGATAGATCTTCAGGGGTTCCCGGATCATCTGGTCGTCATCAACGATCAGCACCGCCTCGCCGGGCCGGAGCAGGGCGTCGATGGACAGGGATGCGTGTTGGTGCAGGACCGGGGTGTCGTGGCGCATGGATGGGGGATTCCCACTGTAGAATAGAATTCTGTCCCAGGAGGCGAGATCTTGCGATAACTAAATCCCATCTCCCCGGCCCTGTCAAGGCGTAAGGTTTCGATAAACCCCGTACGTTTGAGGTTGGACCGGGAAAGGGGTTTTCTTCTACCAACGGCCGCTCCATTGAGAAGGGCCGGCTGTTCATAAACAGGCTATCAAGCAGGAACTCGCTTCGCCGCAACGGCGATTCGGAATCCATAAGCATATCCTGCCGAAGTTGTTTTAAATTCCGTTTTTGCCGTCACGGCCGCGGCTCAGGGTCCGCTACACCGTTGGTATAAGAAGACCCCTTTCCCGACAGGAGGGGGGTTACTGAATGTTTACGTCAAGGATGCTGAAAGGATAGAACCAATCCCTTGTAAAAAAAGGGTAAAGTCTATACACTGCCGCCATCTTTTTCCCGACCGCCAAGACCGGACCGGGATTCGACCAACCCCAACCCCTGCCAGGGAAGAGATGTCTGCACTCCGGAAACTTCTTGATCAAATTTTTGCCCCGGACGGGCTGTTGGCCGGCCGCCTGCCCCATTACGAGTTCCGCCCCGGCCAGCAGCGGATGGCCGGGGCAGTGGCCAAGACCCTTGCCGGGCCCCACGGCCGGATGCTGGCGGTGGAGGCGGAGACCGGGATCGGCAAGACCCTGGCCTACCTGGTCCCGGCGGTACTCTCCGGTCAGCGGGTGGTGATATCCACCAACACCCTCAATCTCCAGGAACAGATCCTCAAGCGGGAAATACCCTTTATCCGCCAACATATCGACCCGACGCTCACCGCGCTCTGCGTCAAGGGGCGGCAGAACTACCTCTGCCTGCAT encodes the following:
- a CDS encoding MFS transporter, translated to MKKTGNSWQVFAVVATGVFMSTLDSSMINVALPAIMNEFHSSLVLTQWVVMIYLLTITSSLLFWGHVADRVGRGRIYPAGMLLFGTASLVCSLAPHIGWLVCSRFFQAIGAAMMMATGPALVKDSTPVDRLGRSLGLIGIAVSGGLMAGPFLGGLLIEYISWRGIFFVTAPIGLLCSGLALFVLPREGTARPDRGLDLVGSAAWVLFLAPLVLATTIDSALAIIPLVGFSIIALFLFIRHENGAVDPILPLGLLKKRFFSAALLSALLSFTVLFSVIILIPFYLDRVQGLPALRIGLVMMAIPVSVLVVAPLAGWLSDYVSARFLTTLGLTTSTAGLLLLTGLSAQTHPLSVALHLSLLGCGQALFLSPNSASVLANVDSSKTGVSAGLLATARNLGMLLGVAQAGLIFSLYFGLNTGGLDLKDFGPQHVQSFMTALKASFLTTTAIGVASMLASWLRGPLKARRRY
- a CDS encoding response regulator; protein product: MRHDTPVLHQHASLSIDALLRPGEAVLIVDDDQMIREPLKIYLQDQGLTVLEAGTADELHQLIASHSIALVLLDIGLPDADGLELLPQLVETYPDLAVVMLTGVSDLHVAMECIRNGAEDYLAKPVRLEEILFVVRKVLERRRLIFENYQYQADLEQARFRMQIFHQLSLKMNTAYLSTVELDEILQAILVGITAEEGLRFNRAFLALFNDQGTLLEGRLAIGAECREEASKVWNEMREQQLGFMDIVRNLKETCLAGDVGVNHLIRRLKLPRTAEDHLLIQAALERRSILVSNGSADVPVPRELIELLGEDSFVVVPLFSPSKSLGVIIADHFVTRKPITVEMVSALELFASQASLAIEHSRLYENMEKKIVELKELTEELEKNKDLLVAAERYSALGQMAAQLVHAIRNPITSIGGVARLLAKRVTEEKWQRYLDLLVRESDRVESTLDELFNFVQQTDLQKAPVSFNELVLKTVLLLQPAMEKQHITSVFDLPEPGLVLELDGARIRQSILQLVKNSIEAMPNGGQLTISARQEDGWVQLTISDSGIGFPAGYLEKATDPFFTTKTYGTGLGLTMVERAVQAHGGTFALHSREGAGTEALIRLPVQGTEDRGQGTEDRGQKTEDRGQKTEDRGQKTEDRGQKTEDRGQRTEDRKKTEDNRW